One genomic window of Salvia miltiorrhiza cultivar Shanhuang (shh) chromosome 4, IMPLAD_Smil_shh, whole genome shotgun sequence includes the following:
- the LOC131022993 gene encoding uncharacterized protein LOC131022993 has translation MGNTGEGQGKNKRRFVTNSVQIEDVGDSTSGTTPQCSQGTQRENTRLKERVSFLKSQLKSLETELREHPQETVRNEVSDEEAYSSEEQEKEPRRETPHKRRAMGTSGGRRRNAPHRQVPRLSNSPFSDEILLEPLPVNYRPVSLDYDGTTDPEAHMARFEGLASLHQYGEGIKCRIFATTLSGMAQRWFHNLKSSSIYSYGDLYLMFMRQFASSKRMGKTAISLMDVKQEPQESLREYVTRFNMAVLDTPEAESLIKCYAFVRGLKQGPLFDALQITPPKEFDNIMAILPGYLQLEDAKAARRAEADKLRVKKGDNGMHPG, from the coding sequence ATGGGAAATACCGGGGAAGGACAAGGGAAGAACAAGAGGAGGTTTGTCACTAATAGTGTCCAAATAGAGGATGTAGGCGACTCTACAAGCGGCACTACTCCACAGTGCAGTCAGGGCACCCAGAGGGAGAACactagactcaaagagagaGTATCATTTCTTAAAAGTCAGCTGAAGAGCCTAGAAACGGAACTGAGAGAGCATCCCCAAGAAACCGTAAGGAATGAAGTCTCCGATGAGGAAGCATATTCATCGGAAGAACAGGAGAAAGAACCTCGAAGGGAAACTCCACACAAGCGCAGGGCCATGGGCACATCTGGGGGAAGAAGGAGGAATGCACCTCACCGACAAGTGCCAAGACTAAGCAATAGTCCATTCTCAGACGAGATCTTACTGGAACCCTTACCAGTGAATTATCGCCCAGTATCTCTCGATTATGATGGGACAACTGACCCGGAAGCACATATGGCACGGTTCGAGGGCCTAGCATCGTTACACCAATATGGAGAAGGCATAAAATGCCGAATTTTTGCCACCACCTTATCAGGAATGGCCCAGAGATGGTTCCACAACTTGAAAAGCAGCTCCATCTACTCTTATGGGGACTTATACCTCATGTTTATGCGACAGTTTGCTAGCTCCAAGAGAATGGGAAAGACCGCTATATCTTTGATGGATGTCAAACAGGAACCACAGGAATCGTTAAGGGAGTACGTGACAAGGTTCAACATGGCCGTGTTAGACACACCGGAGGCAGAATCATTGATCAAATGTTATGCGTTCGTTCGAGGATTAAAGCAAGGTCCCCTTTTCGACGCATTACAAATAACACCGCCTAAGGAATTCGACAACATCATGGCTATATTACCAGGATACCTACAATTGGAGGATGCCAAGGCTGCACGTAGGGCCGAAGCTGATAAACTCCGCGTGAAGAAAGGTGACAACGGGATGCATCCCGGCTAA